In Sedimentibacter sp. MB31-C6, one genomic interval encodes:
- a CDS encoding Lrp/AsnC family transcriptional regulator produces MDSIDIKIIYNIEREGRISHEELSKRLNLSRPAIHNRVNKLEEQGIISGYRANINWVKLGYTTNALISLRVRTTNYDKLLKELKNLIIPNLVIEECHIVTGTWCIMMKVRCTSPLELKALQDELYKIDCIKESSTSLILSSIYE; encoded by the coding sequence ATGGATTCAATAGATATTAAAATTATTTACAATATAGAAAGAGAAGGTAGAATTTCTCATGAAGAATTATCCAAAAGATTAAATTTGTCTAGACCCGCTATACATAATAGAGTTAACAAGTTAGAAGAACAAGGAATAATATCTGGTTATAGAGCAAATATTAATTGGGTAAAACTCGGTTATACAACAAACGCATTGATATCACTTAGAGTCAGAACTACGAATTATGATAAATTATTAAAGGAATTAAAAAATCTTATAATTCCAAATTTAGTAATAGAAGAGTGCCACATCGTAACTGGAACATGGTGTATAATGATGAAAGTCCGATGTACTAGTCCTCTTGAATTAAAAGCACTCCAAGACGAATTATATAAAATAGATTGTATAAAGGAATCTTCAACTTCGTTAATTTTATCTTCAATTTATGAGTAA
- a CDS encoding FMN-binding protein produces MKKLSLLLCILLCISMVACAEDDNAGDVGDVGDNGGDIVDEAGDDIEDVGDDIEENLDDDIIDDGTDNEDSETLTGSAQGYGGEVTVTVVVNGEDIVSVDAVGEDETEGVGTLALEELPDKIVEADSTDVDSVSGATMTSNAIKEAVNKALDQR; encoded by the coding sequence AAATTATCATTATTATTATGCATATTATTGTGCATTAGTATGGTTGCATGTGCCGAGGATGATAATGCTGGTGATGTTGGTGATGTTGGAGATAATGGTGGTGATATTGTTGACGAAGCAGGTGACGATATTGAAGATGTAGGTGATGATATAGAAGAAAATTTGGATGATGACATCATAGATGATGGTACTGACAATGAAGACTCTGAAACATTGACTGGCTCTGCACAAGGTTATGGCGGTGAAGTGACTGTTACAGTAGTAGTAAATGGAGAAGACATAGTTTCAGTGGATGCAGTTGGTGAAGATGAAACTGAAGGTGTTGGTACATTAGCATTAGAAGAATTACCCGATAAAATTGTTGAAGCAGATTCTACTGATGTAGATAGCGTTTCTGGTGCAACTATGACAAGTAATGCTATAAAAGAAGCTGTAAATAAAGCATTAGATCAAAGATAA